Proteins encoded within one genomic window of Halalkalibacillus sediminis:
- a CDS encoding cupin domain-containing protein, with amino-acid sequence MYPNPYGYYQGYYPVRNNWWHPHGYYEPRNNMNWGYNNWQTNESYEQIKDYGGQPYVVDIEKVTKQNNTFRTALWTGEHLQVTLMSIGVGEDIGLEIHPDIDQFIRVEEGQGITRMGDSEDNLDFEAYVQDDFAIMIPAGKWHNLINTGKVPLKVYSIYAPPEHPFGTVHRTKAEAMAAEKDHS; translated from the coding sequence ATGTATCCTAATCCGTACGGTTATTATCAGGGATATTACCCTGTACGTAATAACTGGTGGCACCCTCACGGATATTATGAACCAAGAAATAATATGAACTGGGGCTATAACAACTGGCAAACTAACGAAAGTTATGAACAGATAAAAGATTACGGTGGCCAGCCATACGTAGTGGATATCGAGAAAGTTACCAAGCAAAACAATACATTCCGAACGGCTCTTTGGACAGGAGAACACTTACAGGTGACTTTAATGAGTATCGGTGTAGGTGAAGATATCGGGTTGGAGATTCACCCGGATATTGATCAGTTTATACGAGTCGAAGAAGGTCAAGGGATTACTCGAATGGGTGACAGTGAAGATAATCTGGATTTTGAAGCATATGTCCAGGATGATTTCGCGATCATGATACCCGCGGGTAAATGGCATAATCTGATTAATACAGGTAAGGTGCCACTAAAAGTATACTCTATTTATGCACCACCTGAGCATCCCTTTGGAACCGTTCACCGAACAAAAGCCGAAGCGATGGCAGCAGAAAAAGATCATTCATAA
- a CDS encoding LysM peptidoglycan-binding domain-containing protein has product MALTTGLVVAGQTYAHAEESYTVKSGDSLWKISQQVDSSVQELQSLNNISGSMIYPGQILVISNTDNNNVEVEQNTQIHTVQSGDTLSHISGKYNTPVSNIKQLNGLSSNLILVGQQLKVSGSATEETTTSTATKTTSYTVQSGDTLSRIAGDYNTTVSSLKSLNNLSSDLIYAGQTLKVNGEATTSSYGSTSDQVSSTESLINEAMKHVGTPYVWAGTSPSGFDCSGYLQYVFAQEGVDLPRTVSDIWNAGESTGSPERGDIVFFETYKPGPSHAGIYLGNGEFVHAGSSTGVTVSDMNNSYWAPKYLGAKSY; this is encoded by the coding sequence TTGGCGTTGACAACAGGATTAGTCGTGGCAGGGCAAACATACGCTCATGCAGAGGAGTCTTACACTGTAAAATCAGGCGACAGTTTATGGAAGATCTCACAGCAAGTTGATTCAAGTGTTCAAGAATTACAATCATTGAACAACATATCAGGAAGCATGATTTACCCGGGACAGATACTTGTTATCAGCAATACAGATAACAACAACGTAGAAGTAGAACAGAATACACAAATACATACCGTACAATCTGGAGACACACTATCTCATATATCAGGTAAATACAACACACCAGTAAGTAACATAAAGCAGCTGAACGGATTATCATCAAACCTTATCCTAGTCGGACAACAACTTAAAGTATCAGGGTCCGCGACTGAAGAAACAACCACGAGCACGGCAACTAAAACGACAAGTTATACAGTACAATCAGGTGATACATTATCAAGAATCGCTGGAGACTATAACACAACCGTTTCGAGCTTGAAATCACTAAATAACCTTTCAAGTGATTTGATTTATGCTGGACAGACCTTAAAAGTAAATGGCGAAGCGACAACAAGTTCATATGGTTCAACTTCAGATCAAGTTTCTTCTACAGAATCATTAATCAATGAAGCTATGAAACACGTAGGTACTCCATATGTTTGGGCAGGTACATCCCCGTCTGGTTTCGATTGTAGTGGATATCTACAGTACGTATTCGCTCAAGAAGGGGTCGACCTACCGCGTACCGTTAGCGACATTTGGAATGCAGGTGAAAGTACAGGATCTCCTGAACGTGGGGACATCGTATTTTTCGAAACATACAAACCAGGCCCATCTCACGCAGGAATTTACCTAGGTAACGGTGAATTCGTTCACGCTGGTTCATCAACAGGAGTTACAGTAAGCGACATGAATAACTCTTACTGGGCACCGAAATATCTAGGTGCAAAATCATACTAA